The Deltaproteobacteria bacterium genomic sequence AAGCAGCAAACGGCCGTCCTGGAACGATTGCTCTCGCGGAGCCGCGCGGATGTGGCAGTCAGCGTCGTCACCGAGGGCGAGCTCCGCACCGGTGCGGCCAAGAGCTCCTCGCCGGTCAAGACCATGCGCACGGTCGAGAACTTCCTTCGGCCACTGACAGTCGTCGAATTCACCTCGGACGACGCCGCGTCGTATGCAGACGTGCGTGCGAAACTGGAGCGCGCCGGCACGCCCATCGGTCCGCTCGACACGCTGATCGCTGCACAGGCCGTCGGCCGGAAGCTGATCCTCGTCTCCAACAACCAGAGCGAGTTCGGCAGGGTCGCGGGTCTTCGCTTGGAAAACTGGTCGCGGCCGTAGACCGCTGCTAGTTGACGGAATCTTCCTTATCAGACGTTGGGATCTCGCCGGGAAGTCGGGGCGGATTCGCTGGCGCGGGCGGTCTACGTAGCCGGTGGGACGGTTCAAATCGTCGAAGAACTTCGCTGGATCGAACCCCCGGGCTATGGGATTCTCCGCGCGCCGCGAAGTCCGCGCTGCCCTTGGACTGGAGGGAATGGTGAGCAAGAGAGCCAGCTTGGCCGTGGTCGCTGCAGAAGCGCAGGAAACGGAACCCGCAGAGACGACTCCCGAGCCCTCTCCGGCCGCTTTCCGGCGGATCGCGAGCCTCGGCGAGCTCGAGCCCTACGGCCAGTTCTCCAAGTGGGTGGACGACCACGACATCCTCGTCTTCCGCCGGAACGGCGCGATCAAGGCGCTCTCCAACATCTGCCCACACTTCGGCGGTCCCGTCGGGTACCACCAGATGAAGGAAGGCGTCTTCACCTGCCTCTGGCACAACTACCGCTACGAGGCCGCC encodes the following:
- a CDS encoding type II toxin-antitoxin system VapC family toxin produces the protein MKYLVDTDTCIYALKQQTAVLERLLSRSRADVAVSVVTEGELRTGAAKSSSPVKTMRTVENFLRPLTVVEFTSDDAASYADVRAKLERAGTPIGPLDTLIAAQAVGRKLILVSNNQSEFGRVAGLRLENWSRP
- a CDS encoding Rieske (2Fe-2S) protein is translated as MGFSARREVRAALGLEGMVSKRASLAVVAAEAQETEPAETTPEPSPAAFRRIASLGELEPYGQFSKWVDDHDILVFRRNGAIKALSNICPHFGGPVGYHQMKEGVFTCLWHNYRYEAATGRCLTNEHLCLRSYKVKIEDGGIWVQLVENPEPERKAR